The following is a genomic window from Desulfuromonas sp..
TCGTGGGATATCCTGCGCGATGTTATCTATGAGCATGACTTCGTCAAGATCTTCGTGCTGCAGTACGGTATTGGCAATGCCCTGCCGTTCCTGATGCTCCTGGTGCCGGGCTTGACCACGCGTCGGGCTGTCATTGCCTGCCTGCTTGTAATCTTTGGCGTCTTTATGATGCGTTGGAATGTTGTTATCGGCGGTCAGGCGTTTTCGCTGACCTTCAAGGGATTCATGCACTACACCCTGCCGATCATTCCGCATGATATCGAGACATTCAAGGAAGGACTGGGTGGGGTCCTGCTGGTCTGCGGCGCACCGTTTGTCATCTTTTATTTCCTCAATATGGTGTTCCCGGCGTTCTACACCGAGGATGACGAGGTGCACTGAGCATTTAACTCAGATCAAGATTAATCAGGAGGAGCGGTCAAATGGCCGCTCCTCTTTTTGTTGCCGCCCCCGGAGCAAGTCTCCTTGCCTTTTTTGAGGTCATTCGCTATGATGTCGCCGCTAAACCCGAGAAAAGAGGTCAGGTATCAATGAAACAGAATCAGTACGGCTTGCCGGCAGCCATTGGCAACACTCCGCTGGTTGAGTTGACACGAATCCACCAGAACGATCAAGTCCGGATTCTTGCCAAGCTCGAGGGGAACAATCCGGGTGGGTCGGTCAAGGACCGCACCGCCTGGTGGATGATCCGGCATGCCGAAGAAGATGGAGCGCTGACCCCGGAGAAGATCATTCTCGAACCGACGTCCGGTAATACCGGGATCGCCCTGGCGATGATCAGTGCTGCCCGCGGCTACCGGATCAAGCTGGTTATGCCGGCCTGTGTCAGTATCGAACGGCGGAGTGTTCTCGAAGCTTATGGTGCCGATGTTGTCCTGTCGCCGGCTGAAGAAGCGACCGACGGTGCGATCCGGCTGGCCCATAAAATCATGGCCGAAGAACCGGATCTCTATTTCATGCCGAACCAGTACGATAATCAGGCAAACCCGAAGGTTCATTACGAGACGACCGGACCGGAAATCTGGGCCCAGACCGATGGTCAGGTCGATATGTTTGTCGCC
Proteins encoded in this region:
- the cysM gene encoding cysteine synthase B (catalyzes the formation of cysteine from 3-O-acetyl-L-serine and hydrogen sulfide), which produces MKQNQYGLPAAIGNTPLVELTRIHQNDQVRILAKLEGNNPGGSVKDRTAWWMIRHAEEDGALTPEKIILEPTSGNTGIALAMISAARGYRIKLVMPACVSIERRSVLEAYGADVVLSPAEEATDGAIRLAHKIMAEEPDLYFMPNQYDNQANPKVHYETTGPEIWAQTDGQVDMFVAGMGTSGTLMGVGNYLREQKAAVQVIGVEPVLGHKVQGLKNMEEAIVPGIYKEDRLDSKVVVADDEAFEMARRLAAEEGLFVGMSSGAAVAGAVKAAQQLDSGIIVTLLPDRGDRYLSTTLFRSVCASCRP